In Streptomyces dangxiongensis, one DNA window encodes the following:
- a CDS encoding type I polyketide synthase, with protein sequence MNGPGHDSALARRLATAVPSRHRRLVTELVRRAVTEAIETARPGTLDALDPAAPFAAQGLDSLAAVDLHRRLTERTGLDLPVGLAYDCPTVHDLAARLLAEVHGRADTPAEPAGDGIADEPIAVVGIGCRFPGGIASPADLWRLLTEGGEVLSGFPRDRGWDLDALYDEDPEVPGSTYVRSGGFLDTATEFDADFFGISPREALGMDPQQRLVLETSWQALEAAGIDPTALRGTPAGMFFGAEIQEYGPRLHDAPDGLDAYLLAGNAGSVISGRVAYVLGAEGPAVTVDTACSGSLVAVHLACRSLRQGESSLALAGGVAVMGGPGVFTAFSRQRGLAPDGRCKAFAAAADGTGFAEGVGVLVLERLSDARRNGHRVLALVRGSAVNQDGASNGLTAPNGTAQQRLIHRALADAGLTAADVDVVEAHGTGTRLGDPIEATALLATYGKGRPAGAPLLLGSVKSNLGHTQAAAGAAGLIKAILAMEHGRIPATLHVDAPTPHVNWSSGAVELVTAERAWPDTGRVRRAGVSSFGISGTNAHVILEQPEPGPEESAPDGRPAPPAGTPLPFALSARGEAALRARAADLLPLVDEAHPLDLAHALATTRAALPDRAVLVAADRAELRAALHDLASGTTPLTARPDGELGFLFTGQGSQRAGMGRELAATHPVFADALDDVCAHFDLQLARPLKKILFAGPGTPEAELLHRTEYAQPALFAVEVALYRLLESWGLTPDQVAGHSVGEIAAAHVAGVLTLLDATILVAARGRLMQALPESGAMVAVRAAEDEVARLLTPRTGIAAVNGPAAVVVSGDTADVERIAAELAACGHDTKRLRVSHAFHSPLMEPMLAEFRRVAHVLDYAEPALPVVSTVTGGPVTAELRDPEYWVEHVRARVRFHDAVRALADAGVRTFLEVGPDAVLSAMGPDCTDVPGTAFLPVLRRERPEAREALTALAAAHARGVPVDWRRHFAGLGGRHVDLPGYPFQRRRFWLEQRPATDAAGLGQLPAGHPLLAAVVAVGAEGVVLTGRLSTRTQPWLADHVIAGRVLFPGTAFVELALRAGDHVGATTLEELTLGAPLVLRADEDIAVQVAVGEPDDSGRRDVTVHTRADAAAPWTRHAAGVLTTTAPPAPAGLTEWPPRDARPLDITRVYPDLADQGYGYGPAFQGLRAAWRHGDDVYAEVALPEDTAADAGAFGLHPALLDAALHAADVDAPPRSAVLVPFAWNGVTLHATGASALRVRITHGGGDTIALHLADATGAPVAVIEALTSRPVPAGDVLYAVRWSPHPRPETTSPLRTAVLTDSVEALLDGPAPDAVVHRVPGPAGADATEARAHLHHVLRLLRTWQADERLAGTRLVVVTRPACPAHAAVRGLVRSAQAENPGRYVLVEHETLPSEADLRQLLATGEPELSLTDSGFGVPRLTARPPGEEQAADWGTVLVTGGTGGLGALLARHLVRAHGVRRLVLAGRRGTAPALHAELTALGAEVTVAACDVGDREALRRLLEEHPVDSVVHAAGTVRDGIVDTLTDEMVDEVFHAKALGAWHLHELTRDRDLAHFVLFSSLAALLDGPGQGNYAAANAYLDALAEHRAALGLPATSLAWGLWATDSGMGAALDDTARQRIAAYGIPGLSAARSLELFDAAVRSRAPHLAPVEIDATAVRRRPDGIPPLLTALVRPVTRRATANAAPARAADGQLAALPAADRDRALLDLVRTEVAAVLRHDGPYSVDPGRAFTDLGFDSLAAVELRNRLGTATGLRLPATLVFDHPTSRALAGHIRDTLFGTGPQDTPAVPARSAPDDDPIAIVGMSCRYPGEVRSPEDLWRLVADGVDAVGGFPSDRGWDTEALYDPEPGTPGRTYAREGAFLYDAAEFDPGFFGISPREATAMDPQQRLLLEVSWEALERSAIDPHRLRGSRTGVFAGVMYHDYGTWLAEVPDDLAAYLGNGSLGSVVSGRVAYALGLEGPAVTVDTACSSSLVTLHLAAQALRQGECDLALAGGVTVMSTPDTFVDFARQRGLAADGRCKSFAAAADGTGWGEGAGILVVERLSDARRNGHRVLALVRGSAVNSDGASNGLTAPNGPSQQRVIHAALAAAGLTPAEVDAVEAHGTGTTLGDPIEAQALLATYGQDRAEPLWLGSVKSNMGHTQAAAGVAGVIKMVMAMRQGVLPKTLHVDAPSHQVDWSAGAVRLLTERRPWPETDRARRAGVSSFGISGTNAHVILEDFTEPAPPEPDPVTAPPVLALPVSARSPEALRGQARRLLELTGTAPADLGLALATTRGTHPHRAVLLATGEEQAAAALAALAHGTEAPGLLVTGSATDGTLAYLFSGQGAQRPGMGRDWYDAFPVYAEHFDRAAALFDKHLERPLAEVVLGDDAETLEQTAYTQAALFTTQVALYRLLESFGLRPDGLAGHSVGEFAAAHVAGVWSLQDAVTAVAARGRLMQTLPEGGAMVAVQASQEEVTPLLDGDRCGIAAVNGPRAVVVSGDEDAVTEVAAHFTTTRRLRVSHAFHSPRMEPILAAFREVMAGLRAAEPAVPLVSTLTGAPATAAELGSADYWVRHVRQTVRFADAVATLAAQGAGTFLELGAAPVLTALGPDCLPDAEDTAFVPTARKDTAQLPGLLAALATVHTRGFDVDWAVLYETYAGRRVDLPTYAFEHRRYWLPTPAPAVGDAAGHGLAAAGHPLVSARLDLPGDAGVLLTGRISTATHPVLTEHAVLGTVLVPGAALVDLALHAGRLTGRSVLQELTLQAPLALPADTAVRLQVSAGADGTVEIHSRAENAPADEGWTRHATGTLTGPAAPAPAASGAWPPPGATPLDVTGLYPRLHTEGYDYGPVFRGVRAAWRDGDTLLAELELPAPARQDAARHALHPALLDSALHVTSLLDGEAAPAEPSDGIALPFAWTGVTLHAQASLTARVRITPGTDGTRLELTDTDGRPLATVESYVTRPVTADRLTPRRRRHLYTVTDAPLPEAAGRPDRRSWAVLGDDDLGLGVPVHAGPDTLGATVPDVVILPVTAPPADGGHLPGAVRAALGRTLDTLKTWTADDRYAGSVLVVLTGGGLADTAVHGLVRAAQAEDPGRILLVARAAPDAPVPDRAALAALIDSGEPEIRWRDGRAHAPRLVRAEASPGTDRPWGTVLVTGGTGGLGALVARHLAARHGVTRLLLTSRRGPDAPGAAALRAGLADLGAEADIVACDVSDRAALDALLTTHPVDSVVHTAGVLDDGLVTALSPARLDTVLRPKADAAWHLHELTRDRDLAHFVLFSSAAGTLDASGQGNYAAANAFLDALAAHRAALGMPATSLAWGLWSGGGMGAALDAAEVRRIERTGIGALDPDEGLELFDAAVASGSPALVPVRLDTAALRRRGGDVPAVLRTLAGVTARPDRDDHARTLGEHLAELPAADHEHTVLEAVRTEAAAVLGHAGPAAVEPRRAFTELGFDSLAAVELRNRLNTVSGLRLPSTLIFDYATPVALAGHLLERLRPEPEPVEAAPGGDDELRALLARIPVARIREAGLLDSLLKLSEPAADPAPADRALDIKSMAVADLVRAALDRSGT encoded by the coding sequence ATGAACGGGCCCGGACACGACTCAGCTCTGGCACGACGGCTCGCCACGGCCGTACCGTCCCGGCACCGCAGGCTGGTGACCGAACTGGTACGCCGAGCCGTGACCGAGGCGATCGAGACGGCCCGGCCGGGCACGCTCGACGCACTCGACCCGGCCGCCCCCTTCGCCGCGCAGGGACTCGACTCGCTCGCGGCGGTCGACCTGCACCGGCGGCTGACCGAGCGCACCGGCCTGGACCTGCCGGTCGGCCTCGCCTACGACTGCCCGACCGTCCACGACCTGGCCGCCCGCCTGCTCGCCGAGGTCCACGGCCGGGCGGACACCCCCGCCGAGCCGGCCGGTGACGGCATTGCCGACGAACCGATCGCCGTCGTCGGCATCGGCTGCCGCTTCCCCGGCGGCATCGCCTCGCCCGCCGACCTGTGGCGGCTGCTCACCGAGGGCGGCGAGGTCCTGTCGGGCTTCCCGCGCGACCGCGGCTGGGACCTGGACGCCCTGTACGACGAGGACCCCGAGGTGCCCGGCAGCACCTACGTCCGCAGCGGCGGTTTCCTCGACACCGCCACCGAGTTCGACGCCGACTTCTTCGGCATCAGCCCGCGCGAGGCCCTCGGCATGGACCCGCAGCAGCGGCTCGTCCTGGAGACCTCCTGGCAGGCTCTGGAGGCCGCCGGCATCGACCCCACGGCGCTGCGCGGCACCCCGGCCGGCATGTTCTTCGGCGCCGAGATCCAGGAGTACGGACCGCGCCTGCACGATGCCCCGGACGGCCTCGACGCCTACCTGCTCGCCGGGAACGCGGGCAGTGTCATCTCCGGCCGCGTCGCCTACGTGCTGGGCGCCGAGGGCCCGGCGGTCACCGTCGACACCGCCTGCTCCGGCTCCCTGGTCGCCGTCCATCTGGCGTGCCGCTCGCTGCGGCAGGGAGAGTCCTCCCTCGCCCTCGCGGGCGGCGTGGCCGTCATGGGCGGTCCCGGCGTGTTCACCGCCTTCAGCCGGCAGCGGGGCCTCGCACCCGACGGGCGCTGCAAGGCGTTCGCCGCCGCCGCGGACGGCACCGGATTCGCCGAGGGCGTCGGCGTGCTCGTCCTGGAACGGCTGAGCGACGCCCGCCGCAACGGACACCGGGTGCTGGCCCTGGTGCGCGGCTCCGCCGTCAACCAGGACGGCGCCTCCAACGGCCTGACCGCGCCCAACGGCACCGCCCAGCAACGGCTGATCCACCGGGCACTCGCCGACGCCGGACTCACCGCCGCCGACGTCGACGTGGTCGAGGCCCACGGCACGGGCACCCGGCTCGGCGACCCCATCGAGGCCACCGCGCTGCTCGCCACCTACGGCAAGGGCCGCCCCGCCGGCGCCCCGCTGCTGCTCGGCTCCGTCAAGTCCAACCTCGGGCACACCCAGGCCGCCGCCGGTGCCGCCGGGCTGATCAAGGCGATCCTCGCCATGGAGCACGGGCGGATACCGGCGACCCTCCACGTCGACGCGCCCACCCCGCACGTCAACTGGTCGTCCGGGGCCGTGGAACTCGTCACCGCGGAGCGTGCCTGGCCCGACACCGGCCGGGTCCGCCGGGCGGGCGTGTCGTCGTTCGGGATCAGCGGCACCAACGCGCACGTCATCCTGGAGCAGCCGGAACCCGGGCCCGAGGAATCCGCCCCGGACGGCCGCCCGGCCCCGCCCGCCGGGACACCGCTGCCGTTCGCCCTGTCCGCCCGGGGCGAGGCCGCCCTGCGGGCCCGCGCCGCCGACCTGCTGCCCCTGGTGGACGAGGCCCACCCGCTCGACCTCGCCCACGCGCTGGCCACCACCCGGGCCGCCCTGCCCGACCGGGCCGTCCTCGTCGCCGCCGACCGCGCCGAACTACGCGCCGCCCTCCACGACCTGGCCTCCGGTACCACACCGCTCACCGCGCGCCCCGACGGCGAACTCGGCTTCCTGTTCACCGGGCAGGGCAGCCAGCGCGCCGGCATGGGCCGCGAACTGGCCGCCACCCACCCCGTGTTCGCCGACGCCCTGGACGACGTCTGCGCCCACTTCGACCTTCAGCTCGCCCGGCCGCTGAAGAAGATCCTGTTCGCCGGGCCCGGCACCCCCGAGGCCGAGCTGCTGCACCGTACCGAGTACGCGCAGCCCGCCCTGTTCGCCGTGGAAGTCGCCCTGTACCGGCTCCTGGAGAGCTGGGGCCTCACTCCTGACCAGGTCGCCGGGCACTCCGTCGGCGAGATCGCCGCCGCCCACGTGGCCGGGGTCCTCACCCTCCTCGACGCCACGATCCTGGTCGCCGCCCGCGGCCGGCTCATGCAGGCGCTGCCCGAGAGCGGCGCGATGGTCGCCGTACGCGCGGCCGAGGACGAGGTGGCACGGCTGCTCACCCCGCGCACGGGCATCGCCGCGGTCAACGGGCCCGCCGCCGTCGTGGTCTCCGGCGACACGGCCGACGTGGAGCGGATCGCCGCCGAACTCGCCGCGTGCGGCCACGACACCAAGCGCCTCAGGGTCAGCCACGCCTTCCACTCGCCGCTGATGGAACCGATGCTGGCCGAGTTCCGCCGCGTCGCGCACGTCCTGGACTACGCGGAGCCGGCGCTGCCCGTCGTCTCCACGGTCACCGGCGGCCCCGTCACCGCCGAGCTGCGCGACCCCGAGTACTGGGTGGAGCACGTCCGCGCCCGGGTCCGCTTCCACGACGCCGTCCGCGCGCTCGCCGACGCCGGGGTCCGTACGTTCCTGGAGGTCGGCCCGGACGCGGTGCTGTCCGCCATGGGCCCGGACTGCACCGACGTACCCGGCACCGCCTTCCTGCCGGTGCTGCGGCGCGAGCGGCCCGAGGCCCGGGAGGCCCTCACCGCGCTCGCCGCCGCCCACGCCCGGGGCGTCCCCGTCGACTGGCGGCGGCACTTCGCCGGCCTGGGCGGACGCCATGTCGACCTGCCCGGCTACCCCTTCCAGCGGCGCCGGTTCTGGCTGGAGCAGCGCCCCGCCACCGACGCCGCGGGCCTCGGCCAGCTCCCCGCCGGCCACCCGCTGCTCGCCGCCGTGGTCGCCGTCGGCGCCGAGGGCGTCGTACTCACCGGCCGGCTGTCCACCCGGACCCAGCCCTGGCTCGCCGACCACGTCATCGCCGGCCGGGTGCTGTTCCCCGGCACCGCCTTCGTCGAACTCGCCCTGCGCGCCGGCGACCACGTCGGCGCCACCACCCTGGAGGAGCTGACCCTCGGCGCCCCGCTCGTGCTGCGCGCCGACGAGGACATCGCCGTCCAGGTCGCCGTCGGCGAACCCGACGACTCCGGACGCCGCGACGTCACCGTCCACACCCGCGCCGACGCGGCCGCACCCTGGACCCGGCACGCCGCCGGCGTCCTCACCACCACCGCCCCGCCCGCTCCGGCCGGCCTGACCGAATGGCCGCCGCGCGACGCCCGGCCCCTCGACATCACGCGTGTCTACCCGGACCTCGCCGACCAGGGCTACGGCTACGGACCCGCCTTCCAGGGGCTGCGCGCCGCCTGGCGGCACGGGGACGACGTCTACGCCGAGGTCGCCCTGCCCGAGGACACCGCCGCCGACGCCGGCGCGTTCGGCCTGCACCCGGCGCTGCTCGACGCCGCGCTGCACGCCGCCGACGTCGACGCCCCGCCCCGCTCCGCGGTGCTGGTGCCGTTCGCCTGGAACGGCGTCACCCTCCACGCCACCGGCGCGTCCGCCCTCCGCGTGCGGATCACCCACGGCGGCGGCGACACCATCGCCCTGCACCTCGCCGACGCCACCGGCGCCCCGGTGGCCGTCATCGAGGCCCTGACCTCCCGCCCCGTACCGGCGGGCGACGTCCTGTACGCCGTGCGGTGGTCGCCGCACCCCCGGCCGGAGACCACCTCGCCCCTGCGCACCGCCGTGCTCACGGACTCCGTGGAGGCGCTGCTCGACGGCCCCGCCCCGGACGCCGTCGTGCACCGCGTCCCCGGCCCGGCGGGCGCCGACGCCACCGAGGCACGCGCCCACCTCCACCACGTCCTGCGGCTGCTGCGCACCTGGCAGGCGGACGAGCGGCTGGCCGGCACCCGGCTCGTCGTCGTCACCCGGCCCGCCTGCCCCGCCCACGCCGCCGTCCGCGGCCTGGTCCGCTCCGCCCAGGCCGAGAACCCCGGCCGCTACGTCCTCGTCGAGCACGAGACGCTGCCCTCCGAGGCCGACCTGCGTCAGCTCCTCGCCACCGGCGAACCCGAACTCTCCCTCACGGACAGCGGGTTCGGCGTGCCCCGGCTGACCGCGCGGCCCCCGGGCGAAGAACAGGCCGCCGACTGGGGCACCGTCCTCGTCACCGGCGGCACCGGCGGCCTCGGCGCGCTCCTCGCCCGGCACCTGGTCCGCGCCCACGGCGTGCGACGCCTGGTGCTCGCCGGCCGCCGCGGCACCGCCCCCGCCCTGCACGCCGAACTCACCGCTCTGGGCGCCGAGGTGACCGTCGCCGCCTGCGACGTGGGGGACCGCGAGGCGCTGCGCCGCCTGCTGGAGGAACACCCCGTCGACTCCGTCGTCCACGCGGCGGGCACCGTCCGCGACGGCATCGTGGACACCCTCACCGACGAGATGGTGGACGAGGTCTTCCACGCCAAGGCGCTGGGCGCCTGGCACCTGCACGAGCTGACCCGGGACCGCGACCTCGCCCACTTCGTGCTGTTCTCCTCCCTCGCCGCCCTCCTCGACGGCCCCGGCCAGGGCAACTACGCAGCCGCCAACGCCTACCTCGACGCCCTCGCCGAGCACCGCGCCGCCCTCGGCCTGCCCGCCACCTCCCTGGCCTGGGGCCTGTGGGCCACCGACAGCGGCATGGGCGCCGCTCTGGACGACACCGCCCGACAGCGCATCGCGGCCTACGGCATCCCCGGACTGTCCGCCGCACGCTCCCTGGAGCTGTTCGACGCCGCCGTCCGCTCCCGCGCCCCCCACCTGGCACCCGTGGAGATCGACGCGACCGCCGTACGCCGCCGCCCCGACGGCATACCGCCGCTGCTGACCGCCCTCGTCCGGCCGGTGACCCGCCGGGCCACGGCGAACGCCGCACCCGCCCGGGCCGCGGACGGACAACTCGCCGCGCTGCCCGCCGCCGACCGCGACCGCGCCCTGCTCGACCTGGTGCGCACCGAGGTGGCGGCCGTGCTCCGGCACGACGGGCCGTACTCCGTCGACCCCGGCCGGGCCTTCACCGACCTCGGCTTCGACTCGCTCGCCGCCGTCGAACTGCGCAACCGGCTGGGCACCGCCACCGGACTGCGGCTGCCCGCCACCCTCGTGTTCGACCATCCCACCTCCCGCGCCCTCGCCGGCCACATCCGCGACACCCTCTTCGGCACCGGCCCGCAGGACACCCCCGCCGTCCCGGCCCGCAGCGCCCCTGACGACGACCCGATCGCCATCGTCGGCATGAGCTGCCGCTACCCCGGCGAGGTCCGCTCCCCGGAAGACCTGTGGCGGCTCGTCGCCGACGGCGTCGACGCGGTCGGCGGCTTCCCGTCGGACCGCGGCTGGGACACGGAAGCGCTCTACGACCCCGAACCGGGCACCCCGGGCCGCACCTACGCCCGCGAAGGCGCCTTCCTGTACGACGCGGCCGAGTTCGACCCCGGCTTCTTCGGCATCAGCCCGCGCGAGGCCACCGCCATGGACCCGCAGCAGCGGCTCCTGCTGGAGGTGTCCTGGGAGGCACTGGAGCGCTCCGCCATCGACCCGCACCGCCTGCGCGGTTCCCGCACCGGCGTGTTCGCGGGCGTCATGTACCACGACTACGGCACCTGGCTCGCCGAGGTGCCCGACGACCTCGCCGCCTACCTCGGCAACGGCAGCCTCGGCAGCGTCGTCTCCGGCCGGGTCGCCTACGCCCTCGGCCTGGAGGGGCCGGCCGTCACCGTCGACACCGCCTGCTCCTCCTCCCTGGTCACCCTGCACCTGGCCGCCCAGGCGCTGCGGCAGGGCGAGTGTGACCTCGCGCTGGCCGGCGGCGTCACCGTCATGTCGACGCCGGACACCTTCGTCGACTTCGCCCGGCAGCGCGGGCTGGCCGCCGACGGCCGCTGCAAGTCCTTCGCCGCCGCCGCCGACGGCACCGGCTGGGGCGAGGGCGCCGGCATCCTCGTCGTCGAACGCCTCTCCGACGCGCGCCGCAACGGCCACCGGGTGCTCGCCCTGGTCCGCGGCTCCGCCGTCAACTCCGACGGCGCCTCCAACGGCCTGACCGCCCCCAACGGCCCCTCCCAGCAGCGCGTCATCCACGCCGCGCTCGCCGCCGCCGGGCTCACCCCGGCCGAGGTGGACGCCGTCGAGGCGCACGGCACCGGCACCACCCTCGGCGACCCCATCGAGGCCCAGGCGCTGCTCGCCACCTACGGCCAGGACCGGGCCGAGCCGCTGTGGCTGGGCTCGGTGAAGTCCAACATGGGGCACACCCAGGCCGCCGCCGGTGTCGCCGGCGTCATCAAGATGGTCATGGCGATGCGCCAGGGCGTCCTGCCGAAGACCCTGCACGTCGACGCGCCGTCCCACCAGGTCGACTGGAGCGCCGGCGCCGTGCGACTGCTCACCGAGCGACGCCCGTGGCCCGAGACCGACCGGGCCCGGCGGGCCGGTGTGTCCTCGTTCGGTATCAGCGGCACCAACGCCCACGTCATACTGGAGGACTTCACCGAGCCCGCACCCCCGGAGCCGGACCCCGTCACCGCCCCGCCGGTGCTCGCCCTCCCGGTCTCCGCCCGCTCGCCCGAGGCCCTGCGCGGCCAGGCCCGGCGCCTGCTGGAGCTGACCGGCACCGCCCCCGCCGATCTCGGCCTGGCCCTGGCCACCACCCGCGGCACCCACCCCCACCGCGCCGTGCTCCTCGCGACCGGCGAGGAGCAGGCCGCTGCCGCGTTGGCCGCCCTGGCCCACGGCACCGAGGCCCCCGGGCTGCTCGTCACCGGCTCCGCCACCGACGGCACCCTCGCCTACCTGTTCTCCGGCCAGGGCGCCCAGCGTCCCGGCATGGGCCGCGACTGGTACGACGCCTTCCCCGTCTACGCCGAGCACTTCGACCGCGCCGCCGCGCTCTTCGACAAGCACCTCGAACGGCCCCTCGCCGAGGTCGTCCTCGGTGACGACGCCGAGACCCTGGAACAGACCGCCTACACCCAGGCCGCCCTGTTCACCACCCAGGTCGCCCTCTACCGGCTGCTGGAGTCCTTCGGGCTGCGCCCCGACGGGCTGGCCGGGCACTCCGTCGGCGAGTTCGCCGCCGCGCACGTCGCCGGGGTCTGGTCGCTGCAGGACGCCGTCACCGCGGTCGCCGCCCGGGGCCGGCTCATGCAGACCCTGCCGGAGGGCGGCGCGATGGTCGCCGTGCAGGCGTCGCAGGAGGAGGTCACCCCGCTGCTGGACGGCGACCGATGCGGGATCGCCGCCGTCAACGGCCCCCGCGCCGTGGTCGTCTCCGGCGACGAGGACGCCGTCACCGAGGTCGCCGCGCACTTCACGACCACCCGCAGGCTGCGCGTCTCGCACGCCTTCCACTCGCCCCGCATGGAACCCATACTGGCCGCGTTCCGGGAGGTCATGGCCGGCCTCCGGGCGGCCGAGCCGGCCGTGCCCCTCGTCTCCACCCTCACCGGCGCCCCGGCCACCGCCGCCGAACTCGGCTCCGCCGACTACTGGGTACGGCATGTGCGGCAGACGGTGCGCTTCGCCGACGCGGTCGCGACCCTGGCCGCGCAGGGCGCCGGCACCTTCCTCGAACTCGGCGCCGCGCCCGTGCTCACGGCCCTGGGCCCCGACTGCCTGCCGGACGCCGAGGACACCGCTTTCGTCCCCACCGCCCGCAAGGACACCGCCCAGCTACCCGGCCTGCTCGCCGCCCTGGCCACCGTCCACACCCGGGGCTTCGACGTCGACTGGGCGGTGCTGTACGAGACCTACGCGGGACGCCGGGTCGACCTGCCCACCTACGCCTTCGAGCACCGCAGGTACTGGCTCCCCACGCCCGCCCCCGCCGTCGGGGACGCCGCCGGACACGGACTCGCCGCCGCCGGCCACCCGCTGGTCAGCGCCCGCCTGGACCTGCCCGGCGACGCCGGTGTGCTGCTCACCGGCCGGATCTCCACCGCCACCCACCCGGTCCTCACCGAACACGCCGTGCTGGGCACGGTCCTGGTGCCCGGCGCCGCGCTCGTCGACCTCGCGCTGCACGCCGGACGCCTCACCGGCCGCTCCGTCCTCCAGGAGCTGACCCTCCAGGCCCCGCTGGCGCTGCCCGCGGACACCGCCGTACGCCTCCAGGTCTCCGCCGGCGCCGACGGCACCGTCGAGATCCACTCGCGCGCCGAGAACGCCCCCGCCGACGAGGGCTGGACACGGCACGCCACCGGCACCCTCACCGGACCCGCCGCCCCGGCCCCGGCCGCGTCCGGCGCCTGGCCGCCGCCCGGCGCCACCCCGCTCGACGTCACCGGCCTCTACCCGCGCCTGCACACCGAGGGCTACGACTACGGCCCCGTCTTCCGCGGCGTCCGGGCCGCCTGGCGGGACGGCGACACCCTCCTCGCCGAGCTGGAACTGCCCGCACCCGCACGCCAGGACGCCGCCCGGCACGCTCTGCACCCCGCGCTGCTGGACTCCGCCCTGCACGTCACGTCCCTCCTGGACGGCGAGGCCGCGCCCGCCGAGCCGTCCGACGGCATCGCCCTGCCCTTCGCCTGGACCGGCGTCACCCTGCACGCCCAGGCGTCCCTGACCGCCCGCGTCCGCATCACCCCGGGCACCGACGGCACCCGCCTCGAACTGACGGACACCGACGGCCGGCCCCTCGCCACCGTGGAGTCGTACGTCACCCGGCCCGTCACCGCCGACCGGCTCACCCCGCGGCGGCGCCGCCACCTGTACACCGTCACCGACGCACCGCTGCCCGAGGCCGCCGGACGCCCCGACCGCCGTAGCTGGGCCGTCCTCGGCGACGACGACCTGGGCCTCGGCGTCCCGGTGCACGCCGGCCCGGACACGCTCGGCGCCACCGTGCCCGACGTGGTGATCCTGCCGGTCACCGCCCCGCCCGCCGACGGCGGACACCTGCCCGGCGCCGTGCGCGCCGCCCTCGGCCGCACCCTGGACACCCTGAAGACCTGGACGGCCGACGACCGGTACGCCGGCTCGGTGCTCGTGGTCCTCACCGGCGGCGGCCTCGCCGACACCGCGGTGCACGGACTGGTACGGGCCGCGCAGGCCGAGGACCCCGGCCGGATCCTCCTCGTGGCACGGGCCGCGCCCGACGCACCCGTACCCGACCGCGCCGCACTCGCCGCGCTGATCGACTCCGGGGAGCCGGAGATCCGGTGGCGCGACGGCCGCGCCCACGCCCCCCGCCTGGTCCGCGCCGAGGCCTCCCCGGGCACGGACCGCCCGTGGGGCACCGTCCTCGTCACCGGCGGCACCGGCGGGCTCGGCGCCCTGGTCGCCCGCCACCTGGCCGCCCGGCACGGCGTCACCCGCCTGCTGCTGACCAGCCGTCGCGGCCCCGACGCGCCCGGCGCCGCCGCACTGCGCGCCGGCCTGGCGGACCTGGGCGCCGAGGCCGACATCGTCGCCTGCGACGTGTCCGACCGTGCCGCGCTCGACGCCCTGCTCACCACGCACCCCGTCGACAGCGTCGTGCACACCGCCGGCGTCCTCGACGACGGACTGGTCACCGCGCTCTCTCCGGCCCGGCTGGACACCGTGCTGCGGCCCAAGGCGGACGCCGCCTGGCACCTGCACGAGCTGACCCGGGACCGGGACCTCGCCCACTTCGTGCTGTTCTCCTCGGCCGCCGGCACCCTCGACGCCTCCGGCCAGGGCAACTACGCCGCCGCCAACGCCTTCCTCGACGCGCTGGCCGCCCACCGCGCCGCCCTGGGCATGCCCGCCACCTCCCTCGCCTGGGGCCTGTGGTCCGGCGGCGGCATGGGCGCCGCACTCGACGCGGCCGAGGTCCGGCGCATCGAACGCACCGGCATCGGCGCGCTCGACCCGGACGAGGGCCTGGAGCTGTTCGACGCCGCCGTGGCCTCCGGCAGCCCCGCCCTGGTCCCCGTACGGCTGGACACCGCCGCCCTGCGCCGGCGCGGCGGCGACGTGCCGGCCGTGCTGCGCACCCTGGCCGGCGTCACCGCCCGCCCGGACCGCGACGACCACGCCCGCACCCTCGGCGAGCACCTGGCCGAACTGCCCGCCGCCGACCACGAGCACACCGTGCTGGAAGCGGTCCGCACCGAGGCCGCCGCCGTCCTCGGGCACGCCGGACCCGCCGCCGTCGAACCGCGCCGCGCCTTCACCGAGCTGGGCTTCGACTCGCTCGCCGCCGTGGAACTGCGCAACCGGCTGAACACGGTCAGCGGACTGCGCCTGCCGTCCACGCTCATCTTCGACTACGCCACCCCGGTCGCGCTCGCCGGCCATCTCCTCGAACGGCTGCGACCGGAACCCGAGCCCGTCGAGGCCGCGCCCGGCGGCGACGACGAACTGCGCGCCCTCCTCGCCCGCATCCCCGTCGCCCGCATCCGGGAAGCCGGCCTGCTCGACAGCCTGCTGAAGCTGTCCGAGCCCGCCGCGGACCCGGCACCCGCCGACCGGGCCCTGGACATCAAGTCCATGGCCGTGGCGGACCTGGTACGCGCCGCGCTCGACCGCAGCGGCACCTGA